In Fusarium oxysporum f. sp. lycopersici 4287 chromosome 6, whole genome shotgun sequence, a single window of DNA contains:
- a CDS encoding hypothetical protein (At least one base has a quality score < 10) → MNSTDSSTVGAYPPPPGVVPNFTNPESIASRVVLAAALSPVFTIPIVLLRLYTSRFIIKCWHLDDFSITISLMFAIGYSIVNIRRETGSEFIYGTCLFLALPDS, encoded by the exons ATGAATTCAACGGACAGCAGCACTGTGGGTGCATACCCGCCACCACCCGGCGTGGTACCCAACTTCACGAATCCTGAATCAATCGCTTCTCGTGTTGTCCTCGCAGCAGCCCTTTCCCCGGTATTTACGATTCCCATTGTTCTGCTGCGGCTATATACTAGTCGTTTTATCATCAAGTGTTGGCATCTGGATGATT TCTCTATTACAATTTCGCTG ATGTTTGCGATTGGATACTCCATCGTTAATATT AGACGAGAAACGGGGTCGGAGTTCATATATGGGACGTGCCTCTTTCTAGCTTTACCAGATTCATGA
- a CDS encoding hypothetical protein (At least one base has a quality score < 10), producing the protein MKPRRSHTKSRSGCRECKRRKVKCDERLPSCFNCARRGMTCSLTPSQPSPQNIEPVRRDGIDNTVTNPSPDALSVAGIWTAPMPGASLDFQDHGLELMHHYSAITANTLALRLDMQHIWRMVLPEMSYNASFLSHGLLSVAALHKAHLLPARRDKYLDLAAYHQTRGMEGFRSIFSSIGEKNWHPAFCFSSTIVIYAFSPAGRTEDPMKDILQIFVLIRGIRSSLLGSGRNLTETPFSAWANGIWIVGENDVASYDFDPPLDHSALPMDTFQALRRLFAFYRTNLSDCNRADYEFASLQLRKSAILIAHAGSQAEIGMVMFFPYVISASVMSDIQANDPCALVLLSYFAVLLSLVEQQFWYVQGWSRRLIEAIDLHLDGNTKFSKVAKWPKTIIARHHKS; encoded by the exons ATGAAACCACGACGCTCTCATACAAAGTCGCGGAGCGGATGCCGGGAGTGTAAACGTAGAAAGGTAAAG TGCGATGAAAGGCTTCCTTCTTGCTTCAACTGTGCCCGTCGTGGCATGACATGCAGCTTGACCCCATCTCAGCCGTCTCCTCAGAACATAGAGCCCGTCCGCCGGGACGGCATAGATAACACAGTGACCAACCCGAGTCCTGATGCATTATCCGTGGCTGGAATATGGACTGCTCCGATGCCGGGAGCTTCTCTAGATTTCCAAGACCACGGCCTGGAACTGATGCACCACTACTCTGCCATTACAGCCAACACCCTTGCCTTGAGGCTGGATATGCAGCACATCTGGCGCATGGTCCTCCCCGAGATGTCATATAATGCATCGTTTCTCTCCCATGGCCTACTGTCCGTCGCCGCCCTACACAAGGCTCACCTGCTACCTGCAAGAAGGGACAAGTATCTAGATCTCGCAGCCTATCACCAGACCCGCGGCATGGAAGGCTTCCGCAGCATATTTTCTAGCATCGGCGAAAAGAACTGGCACCCTGCGTTCTGCTTCTCATCCACCATCGTCATATATGCGTTTTCACCGGCGGGCCGGACCGAAGATCCCATGAAGGATATTCTGCAGATCTTTGTCTTGATACGTGGTATTCGATCTAGTCTCTTGGGTTCGGGACGCAACCTTACGGAGACGCCATTCTCGGCATGGGCAAATGGTATCTGGATAGTCGGAGAGAATGATGTGGCATCTTATGA TTTCGACCCGCCATTGGATCATAGCGCTCTACCTATGGACACATTCCAAGCACTGCGTCGTCTCTTCGCCTTTTATCGCACAAATCTATCAGACTGTAACAGGGCAGACTATGAGTTTGCCAGTTTGCAGCTTAGGAAATCGGCGATCCTCATCGCACATGCTGGTTCCCAGGCGGAGATCGGTATGGTAATGTTCTTCCCATATGTCATCTCTGCGAGTGTCATGTCGGACATCCAAGCCAACGACCCGTGCGCCCTTGTCCTGTTGTCTTACTTCGCCGTGCTTCTAAGCCTCGTCGAGCAGCAGTTTTGGTATGTTCAGGGCTGGTCTAGGAGACTTATAGAGGCCATCGACTTGCACTTGGATGGTAACACCAAGTTTTCTAAAGTGGCAAAGTGGCCTAAGACTATCATAGCTAGGCATCATAAGAGTTAA